One genomic segment of Devosia sp. includes these proteins:
- a CDS encoding glutamine synthetase family protein, which produces MSSETTANEDIVSWLAANPQIEVLHTAVCDLNGIMRGKRIPIDQAKRVAESGIRMPLSIVGVDVWGEDIVGNPLVYSSGDVDGICSPTGRGALPINWTTRPSAMIPLWLFQDARTPFLGDPRQALAHVLRRYAEHGLSPVVATELEFYLVDPDPDSAQPPISPYTGKRLDSDAILSLDELEDFGEFFRDVYLQCEQQNVPADTAVAENGIGQFEINLLHTDGLKAADDAVLFKRIVKGVARKHNLVATFMAKPYGARSGNGFHVHFSLNDIAGNNVFDDGTESGSEVMHHAVGGLLAGMAETTLLFAPHFNSYRRLRPDTHAPSAVSWGYENRTTAVRIPGGNPKARRIEHRVSGADANPYLVLAGILGAALVGIEDQIKPPKPFKGRAYSERLPKLPADWASAINAFEDGDMVPRIFDSSLQSMFVACKRQENAGFASQVTDLEFSAYLEVV; this is translated from the coding sequence ATGAGTTCCGAGACCACCGCAAACGAAGACATCGTGTCCTGGCTTGCGGCCAATCCCCAGATCGAAGTCCTGCACACCGCAGTGTGCGATCTCAACGGCATCATGCGCGGCAAGCGCATTCCGATAGACCAGGCAAAACGGGTCGCCGAAAGCGGCATCCGCATGCCGCTGTCCATCGTCGGGGTGGACGTGTGGGGCGAGGATATCGTGGGCAATCCGCTGGTCTATTCGAGCGGCGACGTCGACGGCATCTGCAGCCCGACCGGCCGGGGCGCCCTGCCCATCAACTGGACCACCCGTCCCAGCGCCATGATCCCGCTCTGGCTGTTCCAGGATGCGCGCACCCCGTTCCTGGGCGATCCGCGCCAGGCCCTGGCGCATGTGCTGCGCCGTTATGCCGAACATGGCCTCAGCCCGGTCGTTGCCACCGAACTCGAATTTTACCTCGTCGACCCCGATCCCGATTCAGCTCAGCCGCCGATTTCGCCCTATACCGGCAAGCGGCTGGATTCGGATGCCATCCTGTCGCTGGACGAATTGGAGGATTTCGGCGAATTCTTCCGCGACGTTTACCTGCAATGCGAGCAGCAGAACGTGCCGGCCGACACGGCCGTGGCCGAAAACGGCATCGGCCAGTTCGAGATCAACCTGCTCCATACCGACGGGCTCAAGGCGGCCGACGATGCGGTCCTGTTCAAGCGCATCGTCAAGGGCGTGGCGCGCAAGCATAACCTCGTTGCCACCTTCATGGCCAAGCCCTATGGCGCCCGCTCCGGCAATGGCTTTCACGTGCATTTCAGCCTCAACGACATTGCCGGCAACAATGTCTTTGACGATGGCACCGAGAGCGGTTCGGAAGTGATGCATCACGCCGTCGGCGGGCTGCTTGCGGGCATGGCCGAAACCACGCTGCTGTTCGCGCCGCATTTCAATTCCTACCGGCGCCTGAGGCCCGATACCCATGCGCCCAGCGCGGTGTCCTGGGGTTATGAAAACCGCACCACCGCCGTGCGCATCCCCGGCGGCAATCCCAAGGCCCGCCGCATCGAGCATCGCGTCTCGGGCGCCGATGCCAATCCCTATCTGGTGCTGGCCGGCATTCTCGGGGCAGCACTGGTGGGCATCGAAGACCAGATCAAGCCGCCCAAGCCCTTCAAGGGCCGCGCCTATTCCGAGCGCCTGCCGAAATTGCCGGCCGACTGGGCCTCGGCCATCAATGCCTTCGAGGATGGTGACATGGTGCCCCGCATCTTCGACAGTTCGCTGCAGTCGATGTTCGTGGCCTGCAAGCGCCAGGAAAATGCCGGCTTTGCCTCCCAGGTCACCGATCTCGAATTCTCAGCCTATCTCGAGGTTGTCTGA